A genome region from Chthonomonas sp. includes the following:
- the trmFO gene encoding methylenetetrahydrofolate--tRNA-(uracil(54)-C(5))-methyltransferase (FADH(2)-oxidizing) TrmFO encodes MKVVVVGAGFAGVEAAWALANRGAQVELYEMRPATTTPAHTTGYFAELVCSNSLKSKNPESPAGLLKTEMASLGSLILAMAKEHEVPGGQALAVDRDKFGAAVTATISEHPNVTVRASEWTPALIDATTPTILATGPLSTDPVSEFLATITGRTHLHFYDAVSPVVEASSLDRSIVFAQSRYDKGEGDDYLNCPFEKDSYLAFVEALISAERAPFHAFEAGGKRDGEATGREEDLVEKVKYFAGCMPIEVIAEGGPRSLAFGNFKPVGLEDPRTGRRPYAALQLRPENREKTLYSLVACQNRLRFGEQQRVFRMVPGLERAEFVRYGVIHRNTYLNAPQVLSDDLSLRSMSNVWVAGQLTGVEGYVESAAMGIYAALAVLARHTGAALPTPPAATAYGSLLGHLQDDTPREFAPMNVNWGLLPGFETERDKGVKRGKKIEAAHAAWESWLPKVGNLSV; translated from the coding sequence ATGAAGGTGGTGGTGGTCGGGGCCGGTTTCGCGGGTGTCGAGGCCGCCTGGGCGCTTGCGAATCGCGGCGCCCAGGTCGAACTCTACGAAATGCGGCCGGCGACCACCACGCCCGCTCACACCACCGGCTACTTCGCCGAACTGGTGTGCTCGAACAGCCTTAAGTCAAAAAATCCAGAGAGCCCCGCGGGCTTGCTCAAGACCGAAATGGCGAGTCTAGGCTCGCTGATTCTGGCGATGGCCAAGGAGCACGAAGTCCCCGGCGGTCAGGCGCTGGCGGTGGATCGCGATAAGTTTGGGGCGGCGGTTACCGCGACCATATCCGAGCACCCAAACGTAACCGTAAGGGCAAGCGAGTGGACGCCTGCGCTCATTGATGCGACGACGCCCACGATTCTCGCGACCGGCCCGCTCAGCACCGACCCAGTCTCGGAGTTTCTCGCCACCATCACGGGCCGCACGCATCTGCACTTTTACGACGCGGTGAGCCCGGTCGTCGAGGCGAGTTCGCTCGACCGCTCGATCGTTTTCGCGCAGAGCCGATACGACAAGGGCGAGGGCGACGACTACCTCAACTGCCCTTTCGAGAAGGATTCCTACCTCGCGTTTGTCGAGGCGCTGATCTCCGCCGAGCGCGCTCCGTTTCATGCGTTTGAGGCCGGCGGAAAACGGGATGGCGAAGCCACCGGCCGCGAAGAAGACCTGGTCGAAAAGGTGAAGTACTTCGCGGGTTGCATGCCGATTGAAGTGATTGCCGAGGGCGGGCCGCGGTCGCTGGCCTTCGGCAACTTTAAGCCGGTCGGGCTGGAAGACCCGCGCACGGGACGCCGCCCCTACGCGGCCCTACAGCTGCGTCCCGAAAACCGCGAGAAAACTCTCTACAGCCTGGTCGCCTGCCAAAACCGCCTTCGATTCGGCGAGCAGCAACGCGTGTTCCGCATGGTGCCGGGGCTGGAGCGGGCGGAGTTTGTGCGCTACGGCGTGATCCACCGCAACACCTATCTCAACGCGCCGCAGGTGCTGAGCGACGACCTGAGCCTCCGGAGCATGTCGAATGTGTGGGTGGCGGGTCAACTCACCGGCGTCGAAGGCTACGTCGAAAGCGCGGCGATGGGCATCTATGCGGCCCTCGCGGTGCTGGCCCGCCACACCGGCGCGGCCCTGCCGACACCGCCGGCCGCCACCGCTTACGGCAGCTTGCTTGGGCACCTACAAGACGACACGCCGCGCGAGTTCGCGCCGATGAACGTCAACTGGGGGCTCTTGCCTGGCTTCGAAACCGAACGCGACAAGGGCGTGAAGCGAGGCAAAAAGATCGAAGCCGCGCACGCGGCCTGGGAATCCTGGTTGCCCAAAGTCGGTAATCTATCCGTATGA
- a CDS encoding VanW family protein, with amino-acid sequence MAGSAVAAFAQANDPILQPEVTIAGLNVGGLTTTEARYQLRLWWDNERRTLFSLTNSQLKKQPEARSLTSWGVALDDAATLAAMPKEAFYSETVPTGPPTKRDFDAVYKFDAAKMDSLQRFIEAQLGTGGGDAQVAIVGGKVVVKGAKPAPKFDRKKTLDNLMAAWRNGDAQAQIDIDVPASSIPEGGLALVEISRFSTRYPTGQKSRNNNLSLASGKIDGHVLMPGEVFSFNGTVGKRTVQAGFKEAGVYVNGRHDTGVGGGICQVSTTLYNASLLADLGIVQRRNHSMPVAYVPVGRDATVSWGSLDLKLKNPYDFPIAFRRTFGKGSLTFIIYGQPTNKTVKITSGKRSSWAAGSKTVFDSSLRPGSRRVVEKGSAGHRVTTYRQVFSGGKLVRTDNLGLSYYPGGPRIIAVGPKPRSAPRPATMPLAAPMSAPTPPAVIPQRRGG; translated from the coding sequence GTGGCCGGTTCGGCCGTTGCTGCCTTCGCTCAGGCGAACGATCCGATTCTGCAGCCGGAAGTCACCATCGCCGGGCTCAATGTGGGTGGCCTGACGACCACCGAGGCGCGATACCAGCTTCGTTTGTGGTGGGATAACGAGCGACGCACGCTGTTCTCGCTGACCAACTCTCAGCTCAAAAAGCAACCCGAGGCGCGCAGTCTGACTTCGTGGGGGGTGGCTCTCGACGATGCCGCGACGCTGGCGGCGATGCCGAAGGAAGCGTTCTACAGCGAAACGGTGCCGACCGGCCCTCCGACCAAGCGCGATTTCGACGCAGTCTACAAGTTCGACGCGGCCAAGATGGACAGCCTGCAACGCTTTATCGAAGCCCAACTTGGCACTGGCGGCGGCGACGCGCAGGTCGCCATTGTGGGCGGCAAAGTCGTGGTGAAGGGCGCTAAGCCCGCGCCGAAGTTTGACCGCAAAAAGACGCTGGACAACCTGATGGCGGCCTGGCGCAACGGCGACGCTCAAGCGCAAATTGACATTGACGTTCCTGCAAGTTCGATCCCGGAAGGCGGGCTCGCTCTGGTGGAAATCTCGCGGTTTAGCACGCGATATCCGACCGGCCAAAAGAGCCGCAACAACAACTTGAGTCTGGCCAGCGGCAAGATTGACGGCCATGTACTGATGCCAGGCGAGGTGTTTAGCTTCAATGGCACCGTCGGCAAGCGAACGGTTCAGGCGGGTTTCAAGGAGGCTGGCGTGTACGTGAACGGTCGCCACGATACTGGCGTTGGGGGCGGCATCTGCCAGGTCAGCACGACGCTCTACAACGCTTCGCTGCTGGCCGATCTTGGGATCGTTCAGCGCCGCAACCACAGCATGCCGGTCGCGTATGTGCCGGTTGGTCGCGACGCGACCGTAAGCTGGGGATCGCTCGATCTCAAGCTCAAGAATCCGTACGATTTTCCGATCGCGTTCCGGCGGACGTTTGGCAAGGGCAGCCTCACCTTTATCATCTATGGTCAACCGACCAATAAGACCGTAAAGATCACCTCGGGCAAGCGGTCGAGCTGGGCGGCGGGAAGCAAAACCGTGTTCGATTCGAGCCTCCGTCCGGGCTCGCGGCGGGTGGTTGAAAAGGGAAGTGCTGGTCACCGCGTGACTACCTATCGCCAGGTGTTTAGCGGCGGCAAGCTGGTGCGCACCGACAATTTGGGACTGAGCTATTATCCCGGCGGCCCCCGCATTATCGCGGTCGGACCGAAGCCGCGAAGCGCGCCGCGTCCAGCGACCATGCCCCTGGCTGCGCCGATGTCGGCTCCCACGCCGCCCGCCGTGATTCCGCAACGCCGTGGCGGCTAA
- a CDS encoding peptidylprolyl isomerase — translation MQTLKFISALGLASLVGAGWAAPKPQMLIVEIADRGEVVIELSEKAPLATAHIGALADKGFYNGQKIFRVVRSPRPFLAQMGDPLTKSRALTDDSIGSGGTGAAIPFEETGWKHTKGAVGLAMKADANGKLVGDSQFYFMLGNAGFLDGKYTVFGRITKGAELLEKLAEGDVITRVSLNRG, via the coding sequence ATGCAAACGCTCAAGTTCATCTCGGCTCTTGGTCTGGCCTCGTTGGTCGGTGCCGGTTGGGCCGCGCCCAAGCCGCAAATGCTGATCGTCGAGATCGCGGATCGCGGCGAAGTGGTCATCGAACTCAGCGAAAAAGCCCCCCTCGCGACGGCTCACATCGGAGCATTGGCCGACAAGGGCTTTTACAACGGGCAGAAAATTTTCCGCGTGGTGCGCTCGCCGCGCCCGTTCCTCGCGCAAATGGGCGATCCGCTCACCAAGTCGCGCGCGCTGACCGACGATTCCATCGGATCGGGTGGCACGGGTGCCGCCATACCTTTCGAAGAAACCGGTTGGAAGCACACCAAGGGTGCGGTTGGCCTGGCCATGAAGGCCGATGCCAACGGCAAGCTCGTCGGGGATAGCCAGTTCTATTTCATGCTCGGCAACGCCGGGTTCCTCGATGGCAAATACACGGTTTTCGGGCGGATCACCAAGGGCGCAGAGCTTCTGGAGAAACTCGCCGAAGGCGATGTCATCACGCGCGTCAGCCTGAACCGGGGCTAA
- the murB gene encoding UDP-N-acetylmuramate dehydrogenase, translating into MTVTIQQDVPIAKFCTLKAGGNAELFGQANHLDELAELLTWGHDRGHPITILGGGSNMLPSDRGVPGLVILNRTKSISISADDGVVHADTGVWFQELFLKTAQVGLGGLEYAVGIPGSVGGALVSNAGAYRSNISEHITALEVVQNGVRMWADPEIMEFAYRDSVLRATNPPRLGVLQIRLALPRRAQKEIYDEARDYQRQRISKQPAMASAGSFFKNVYDQRLADSLPNLPARLKAAGVVPAGYLIDQAKLAGASVGGAMFARRHANFMINARRATATDIRMLAGQVRDEVEKLYGVRLEEEVLYLGDWSDFSPQSR; encoded by the coding sequence ATGACGGTCACGATTCAGCAAGACGTCCCGATCGCCAAGTTTTGCACGCTCAAAGCGGGCGGTAACGCGGAGCTTTTTGGTCAAGCGAATCACCTTGACGAGCTCGCGGAACTGCTGACGTGGGGGCACGATCGGGGGCACCCGATCACGATTCTCGGTGGCGGTAGCAACATGCTGCCCAGCGATCGCGGGGTGCCGGGCCTGGTTATTCTCAATCGCACCAAGTCCATTTCCATCAGCGCCGACGATGGCGTGGTTCACGCCGATACCGGCGTGTGGTTCCAGGAACTCTTCCTCAAAACGGCGCAAGTCGGGCTCGGCGGGCTGGAGTATGCGGTCGGCATTCCGGGTTCGGTCGGCGGCGCGCTGGTCAGCAATGCGGGCGCTTACCGCAGCAACATAAGCGAGCACATCACCGCTCTGGAGGTCGTGCAAAATGGCGTGCGCATGTGGGCCGATCCCGAGATCATGGAGTTTGCCTACCGTGATAGCGTGCTGCGCGCGACGAACCCTCCCCGGCTCGGCGTGCTCCAGATTCGCCTGGCCCTTCCGCGACGCGCCCAAAAGGAAATCTACGACGAGGCGCGCGACTACCAGCGGCAACGCATCAGCAAGCAGCCCGCAATGGCAAGCGCGGGTTCGTTTTTCAAGAACGTTTACGATCAGCGGCTGGCCGATTCCCTGCCGAACCTGCCCGCTCGCCTCAAGGCGGCCGGAGTTGTGCCAGCGGGCTACCTGATTGATCAAGCCAAGCTGGCCGGAGCCAGCGTGGGCGGGGCCATGTTTGCGCGGCGTCATGCCAACTTTATGATCAATGCGCGGCGGGCGACGGCGACCGATATTCGCATGCTTGCCGGTCAGGTACGCGACGAAGTGGAGAAGCTTTATGGCGTCCGGCTCGAAGAAGAGGTGCTCTACCTCGGCGATTGGTCGGATTTTTCGCCGCAAAGTCGCTGA
- the ilvE gene encoding branched-chain-amino-acid transaminase, whose product MPKLVWLNGDVMPLETATVSAADHAHLYGDGIFEGIRIYSRRVFKLDEHLDRLYHGIAYFGYEMTITQPELRSIILDMCAQADISNGYIRLNVTRGTGLGLDPKNINRKPNVMIMVNELALYPPSAYDTGLDVVTSSFRVMSPDTIEPRVKCIGKYASNIMAKMEANRQGAGEALMLNQMGQIAECSGDNIFLIQGNKVRTPHPSCGILQGVTRNTAMELAVAAGYKMVEEVLTPFDIFTADEAFLTGTAAEIIGMVSLDGRKIGDGKPGPITRKLMEAYAKVRVTGVAFDKVAANAS is encoded by the coding sequence ATGCCCAAACTGGTTTGGCTTAATGGGGATGTCATGCCCTTGGAGACAGCGACCGTCAGTGCCGCAGACCACGCCCACCTTTATGGCGATGGCATCTTCGAAGGGATCCGCATCTACTCGCGGCGAGTGTTTAAGCTCGACGAGCACCTCGACCGCCTTTATCATGGGATCGCTTACTTCGGCTACGAAATGACGATCACCCAGCCGGAACTGCGCTCGATCATCCTGGACATGTGCGCGCAGGCCGACATCAGCAACGGTTACATTCGCCTAAACGTCACCCGCGGCACCGGCCTTGGCCTCGACCCCAAGAACATCAATCGCAAGCCGAACGTGATGATCATGGTCAATGAGCTGGCGCTGTATCCGCCGAGCGCCTACGACACCGGGCTCGACGTGGTCACCAGCAGCTTCCGCGTGATGTCGCCGGACACCATTGAGCCGCGTGTGAAGTGCATCGGCAAGTACGCAAGCAACATCATGGCGAAGATGGAAGCCAACCGCCAAGGCGCGGGCGAGGCGCTCATGCTGAATCAAATGGGCCAAATCGCCGAGTGCAGTGGCGACAACATCTTCCTGATCCAAGGCAACAAGGTTCGCACCCCGCACCCCAGCTGCGGCATTCTGCAAGGCGTCACCCGCAACACGGCCATGGAATTGGCCGTTGCCGCCGGCTACAAAATGGTCGAAGAAGTTCTGACTCCGTTTGACATCTTCACCGCCGACGAAGCGTTCCTGACCGGTACCGCCGCCGAAATCATCGGGATGGTGAGCCTGGACGGTCGCAAGATCGGTGACGGCAAGCCCGGCCCGATCACCCGCAAGCTCATGGAAGCCTACGCCAAGGTCCGCGTGACCGGCGTTGCCTTTGACAAAGTAGCCGCCAACGCGAGCTAG
- a CDS encoding DUF4440 domain-containing protein: MAVRGMTAVALVGLTITGSFSQSNARENAVLQKLKAMYKELDLAIQKQDIDKAATYYSKDCLVYPIKGKPIEILDAIIARTDQFDLAKKISIRTSTKTIRVNGNSAQVVAVITVVATLPQRGFPDRTVEVRVRSVTEDQWKYSKGWRITQVKSLEDQMWFDGKLQGATKKQ, from the coding sequence ATGGCGGTTCGTGGAATGACAGCGGTTGCGCTGGTTGGCCTGACCATCACGGGGAGTTTTTCGCAATCCAACGCACGCGAAAACGCCGTGTTGCAAAAGCTTAAGGCAATGTATAAGGAGCTTGATCTTGCGATTCAGAAGCAAGACATCGACAAAGCGGCAACCTACTACAGCAAGGACTGTTTGGTCTATCCCATCAAGGGCAAGCCGATCGAGATTCTCGACGCGATCATCGCCCGCACCGACCAGTTCGACTTGGCGAAAAAGATTTCGATCCGGACTTCGACCAAGACCATCCGCGTGAACGGCAACTCGGCGCAAGTCGTCGCGGTCATCACCGTGGTCGCCACCTTGCCGCAGCGCGGATTCCCGGACCGAACGGTAGAAGTTCGTGTTCGAAGCGTCACCGAAGATCAGTGGAAATACTCCAAGGGCTGGCGCATCACCCAGGTCAAGTCTTTAGAAGATCAAATGTGGTTTGACGGCAAACTGCAGGGAGCGACGAAGAAGCAATGA
- a CDS encoding prolyl oligopeptidase family serine peptidase, with the protein MAAKLAVGLSLILAGYLARAVPERIVSSVHSISGKERATEFVTVDGAHRLEIQREGSPTETIRGGREPLFIPADNGPASLLVFRIEDGPLRSVVVRYLSDQRQTEYSGALGYVEGISSLAIPTPAGLVGINPRTRETALLPLDARMISRDFATYQKDGKWVLHRLDWAESGGKSETPFLSATWDGWITATHLNGAQLDLPDGFSVDPMVPLRKVGERTMFGIQRIVSAGAIHHMATDEPNYPWRERAERYLMLSDGFQIENGPWRDPQLGKNFAVLEEALERPWPNGNYRRKFWRVDLQTHDYVDLGLEGVSAATTFDDAALMRTLTGFARVNLSTGERVSWPSAGDPRMRFVSNHRDVFAVGRDEVVRLTESPVRLTQPGQAIRFSALPGPGEYDFDQSVYFRAERSVGGQVGLAWWDGHALHLGDLSATIVARRSRTGTDFLRQDFNSPPAVVESPAAKAPVLVTSNRDAADAADPTVRRSFLTTKVGAQTVAATLLSPDDVDEERPLVIHIYDRQAGRGFEFTPVDANDPYSARNWLAQGYRVLLPDLAFEVGQPGPSVVRSLRAWIAEVRKSTKVGRIAVVGHSWGGYGALFAATQMPELRCVIAGSPITDLTSLYFSSYAGQESNAPIVQIEQGRMGVSPDQNPAAYRANSPLTFIKNLKVPVLAVFGDRDELVNPTQHEILTHALWLAAKPSLVIRYANEGHEIGSPVNRRDFATQQAAWLRKHLLGERY; encoded by the coding sequence GTGGCGGCTAAGCTCGCGGTTGGACTGAGCCTTATTTTGGCGGGCTATCTGGCCCGCGCGGTCCCCGAGCGGATCGTCTCCAGCGTCCACAGCATCTCCGGTAAGGAGCGCGCCACCGAGTTTGTGACCGTCGATGGAGCGCATCGGCTGGAGATTCAGCGCGAGGGATCGCCAACCGAAACCATTCGCGGCGGCCGCGAACCCTTGTTTATCCCGGCTGACAATGGTCCCGCATCCTTGTTGGTGTTTCGCATTGAGGACGGACCTTTGAGGTCGGTCGTGGTCCGCTACCTCTCCGATCAGCGGCAAACGGAGTACTCAGGCGCTCTGGGCTACGTGGAAGGCATCTCCTCACTTGCCATTCCGACCCCGGCCGGACTCGTCGGAATCAATCCGCGAACGCGCGAGACGGCGCTATTGCCGCTCGATGCTCGGATGATCTCCCGAGACTTTGCTACATACCAAAAGGACGGTAAGTGGGTCCTCCACCGGCTCGATTGGGCGGAATCTGGTGGCAAGAGCGAAACGCCTTTTCTCAGCGCAACTTGGGATGGCTGGATCACAGCCACGCACCTGAATGGGGCGCAGTTGGACCTGCCTGACGGCTTCTCGGTGGACCCCATGGTGCCCCTTCGCAAGGTAGGCGAGCGCACCATGTTTGGCATTCAGCGAATTGTTTCGGCGGGCGCGATCCATCACATGGCCACGGATGAACCCAACTACCCCTGGCGAGAACGGGCCGAGCGCTACTTGATGCTGAGCGACGGGTTCCAGATCGAGAACGGACCGTGGCGCGATCCGCAACTTGGCAAAAACTTTGCCGTGCTGGAAGAGGCGTTGGAACGCCCTTGGCCAAACGGGAACTATCGCCGCAAATTCTGGCGAGTAGACCTGCAAACGCACGACTATGTTGACCTCGGCTTGGAGGGCGTTTCGGCGGCTACAACGTTCGACGACGCGGCTCTCATGCGCACCTTAACCGGATTTGCGAGGGTGAACCTATCGACGGGCGAACGCGTGAGTTGGCCGAGTGCGGGCGATCCTCGCATGAGGTTTGTATCGAATCACCGTGACGTGTTCGCGGTCGGTCGCGATGAGGTGGTTCGTTTGACCGAGTCGCCAGTGCGGTTGACCCAGCCCGGCCAGGCGATAAGATTTTCCGCGCTGCCGGGGCCAGGTGAGTACGATTTCGATCAGTCGGTGTACTTCCGGGCCGAGCGCAGTGTCGGCGGGCAGGTCGGTCTGGCGTGGTGGGATGGCCACGCCTTGCACCTCGGCGATCTGAGCGCGACGATCGTGGCGCGACGCTCCCGCACCGGAACGGATTTCCTGCGTCAAGATTTCAACTCGCCGCCGGCGGTGGTGGAGTCCCCCGCCGCAAAAGCCCCGGTGCTGGTGACCTCGAATCGCGACGCCGCCGATGCGGCGGACCCGACCGTTCGGCGGAGTTTCCTCACAACCAAAGTTGGGGCGCAAACCGTGGCCGCCACTCTGCTTTCCCCCGACGACGTTGACGAGGAGCGCCCGCTCGTGATCCACATCTACGATCGTCAAGCCGGGCGCGGGTTTGAATTCACGCCGGTCGATGCGAATGACCCTTATTCCGCGCGCAATTGGCTTGCGCAGGGTTACCGAGTCCTGTTACCAGACCTCGCGTTCGAGGTCGGTCAGCCGGGGCCGTCGGTGGTGCGGAGCCTCCGGGCCTGGATCGCCGAGGTCCGGAAGTCCACCAAAGTCGGACGCATCGCGGTGGTGGGTCATAGTTGGGGCGGTTATGGCGCGCTCTTCGCCGCAACTCAGATGCCCGAGTTGCGGTGTGTCATTGCGGGTTCGCCGATCACCGACCTCACGTCGCTGTACTTCTCGAGCTATGCGGGCCAGGAGTCCAATGCGCCGATTGTCCAGATCGAGCAGGGCCGGATGGGCGTCTCGCCGGACCAAAACCCAGCCGCGTATCGCGCGAACTCGCCGCTCACCTTTATCAAGAACCTGAAGGTCCCGGTGCTGGCGGTGTTCGGCGACCGCGATGAGCTCGTGAATCCTACTCAGCACGAGATTCTAACCCACGCGCTGTGGCTGGCGGCCAAGCCGAGCCTCGTCATTCGCTATGCCAACGAAGGACATGAGATCGGATCGCCGGTGAATCGTCGAGATTTTGCGACACAACAGGCGGCTTGGCTCCGTAAACACCTATTGGGCGAAAGGTACTGA
- a CDS encoding ABC transporter permease, producing MTRWLARFSALYLILLAIFAVVVPMMRPFDRQAGGVNLPPGGAFPLGTDQAGYDILARLAYGARISLGVGLTVQAIALLLGVTLGILAVFGPKWVQIVILRITDTMFAFPDILLAILIIGIWGDTSIRPVIIALSITAWPSIVRLVKTQAATLKDREFVLASDALGAKKFYTVTRHIIPHLWGSLLAVLMVEIAGTILAESALSFLGIGVQPPTPSWGSMISDANQQKASNPVMLIWPCLILSLTIFALNFLGDGLQAKFDPQRKEN from the coding sequence ATGACCCGCTGGCTCGCTCGATTTTCGGCGCTGTACCTGATTCTGCTGGCGATCTTTGCCGTGGTCGTGCCGATGATGCGCCCGTTCGATCGTCAAGCCGGCGGTGTGAATTTGCCACCTGGCGGCGCGTTCCCGTTGGGCACCGACCAAGCCGGCTACGACATCTTGGCGCGGCTCGCCTACGGGGCTCGCATCTCGCTCGGCGTTGGTTTGACCGTGCAGGCCATCGCGTTGCTGCTCGGCGTCACGCTCGGCATCCTCGCGGTCTTCGGCCCCAAGTGGGTGCAAATCGTCATCTTGCGCATCACGGATACGATGTTCGCGTTCCCGGATATCCTGCTCGCCATCCTCATCATCGGCATCTGGGGCGACACCTCGATTCGGCCCGTCATCATCGCGCTCTCAATTACGGCGTGGCCCTCGATTGTGCGGCTCGTCAAAACCCAGGCCGCGACGCTTAAGGATCGCGAGTTCGTGCTGGCCAGCGACGCGCTCGGCGCGAAGAAGTTTTACACCGTCACCCGGCACATCATCCCGCACCTGTGGGGCAGCCTCCTCGCGGTGCTCATGGTCGAGATCGCGGGGACAATTCTCGCCGAGAGCGCGCTGAGCTTCCTCGGGATCGGGGTTCAGCCGCCAACGCCCAGTTGGGGCAGCATGATCAGCGATGCCAACCAGCAAAAGGCGAGCAACCCGGTGATGCTGATTTGGCCGTGTCTCATCCTCAGTCTCACCATCTTCGCGCTCAACTTCCTGGGCGACGGCCTGCAGGCCAAGTTCGACCCGCAACGCAAAGAAAACTAA
- a CDS encoding ABC transporter permease, whose translation MNVLRPIALRLLYGLISLIAISFVTFMAASMAPGDAARIIAGEKATPEAYQAIRRQLNLDKPVLTQYALYMGKVVRGDLGTSYHGTKQPVSEKIVANLPMTLRISAWAILLASAIGIGLGTLAGLKKDRVVDKVILGLSTFGVTTPNFVLAPLLVYLFAVHWDKLPTGWSPERVASDFYYLVLPVCILALRPMATITRLSRATTIDTAAQDYIHLAIAKGVPRPRLVFRHILRNSLLPVITAIGTSFGFLLTGSFILETAFQLPGIGREGIEAIQRRDTPMILATTLVAGALFVLVNLIVDIIQPILDPRIRESQV comes from the coding sequence TTGAACGTCCTTCGCCCCATCGCCCTGCGCCTCCTTTACGGGCTGATCAGCCTTATCGCGATCAGCTTCGTAACGTTTATGGCGGCCAGCATGGCGCCCGGCGACGCGGCCCGGATCATCGCCGGCGAAAAGGCGACTCCCGAAGCCTACCAAGCCATCCGGCGACAGCTCAATCTGGATAAACCCGTGCTCACGCAGTACGCGCTTTACATGGGTAAGGTCGTGCGCGGCGATCTCGGCACGTCGTATCACGGCACCAAGCAACCGGTGAGCGAGAAGATCGTGGCTAACTTGCCCATGACTCTGCGCATATCGGCGTGGGCGATCCTGCTGGCCTCGGCCATTGGCATTGGGCTGGGCACGCTGGCCGGACTCAAGAAAGACCGCGTTGTTGACAAGGTGATTCTCGGCCTCAGCACGTTTGGCGTCACCACCCCCAACTTTGTGCTCGCGCCGCTGCTGGTGTACTTGTTTGCCGTGCACTGGGACAAGCTCCCGACCGGTTGGTCGCCCGAGCGCGTGGCGTCGGACTTCTACTACTTGGTGTTGCCGGTGTGCATTTTGGCGCTGCGACCCATGGCCACCATCACCCGACTTTCGCGCGCCACGACCATTGATACCGCCGCGCAAGATTACATTCACCTGGCCATCGCCAAGGGTGTTCCCCGCCCTCGGCTCGTGTTTCGGCATATTTTGCGTAACTCGCTGCTGCCGGTCATCACGGCCATCGGCACGTCGTTCGGGTTCTTGCTCACGGGCTCGTTTATCCTGGAGACCGCGTTCCAGCTCCCCGGCATTGGGCGCGAAGGAATCGAGGCGATCCAGCGCCGCGATACGCCGATGATTTTGGCGACCACACTCGTGGCGGGCGCGCTCTTTGTTTTGGTCAACCTGATCGTGGATATCATCCAGCCGATTCTCGACCCGCGCATCCGGGAGTCGCAAGTCTAA